One segment of Gadus chalcogrammus isolate NIFS_2021 chromosome 8, NIFS_Gcha_1.0, whole genome shotgun sequence DNA contains the following:
- the LOC130388265 gene encoding myomegalin-like isoform X2: MLDLKMKETCRICARELCGNQRRWIFHPAAKLNLQVLLSYALGRELTRDGRGEFACSKCIFMLDRMYRFDTVIARVEALSIERLHRLLSEKHRLRQCVSGLYRKTNGDDGSAGDPAAANAAAGPFDGMVDMTGLGHAQYCALLQEDLVYSPYESWADDGMDCPQHHHHASPHPHHHSQCPAAPGSEASAPGWHRYIPRTGCRGCSRWRVADSDYEAVCKVPRKLARSISCGPSTRYSASLGGGGSTPGGARGGRGGGEAASQNEEEEEEEEEEEEEGSEEPVTSPTLVAGSWNPSSERNSDSERTLAGGVASSRCSLGSLEPSDGDGGSTPGLPPDYPDQRRAGSLSEEQHPGAPLGPAPSVSGFSLALCMLHNCTPYRPVQSPKGCRLPVLLRQSPSNGGPRMDAFEPPYGAPNGEMEIQYHMAELEAPLVGLGGGNDSGVDLAEMGDLWEDVYHECPVPRPHQSLVEEQQSQLNQYECAAGQCVSELQKAQLQVHSLQAKMQEGEANNTKLQEKLNEMECELRSIRQAAQFQERTIQGLTDSIDTKDGEAQDLYQLIEGQNASLCKLREMAHRNQLTQAEAPEGPGMVQAMSHLQGELVRAQSSLFSLGLELEASQRSLRLSQRQGEDLARFKERLHSDLQVALQHREVTEKHNQDLHSDLQRTRAELREKEATLKEVEVVRQAEALERERSLNALQHSLQAKDRQLQEYSEMLESPEPSKPRDALLERLRERIKERDRALERSIDEKFRCLEEREGQVSRLQLALREKERDLERLRCILSNNDETITSLDSLVRGKDLELEQASEAYRSLQWLQQQSQEKEGKALREKDTAISQLQAALQTRSQEAQELRASLLARVQAGPVEVVEDLKSRLALKDQLFQELLSDRSLQSHQHQAQLQDLLNTVGSKDQYLQDCSDRLSQVIGERTSQLQELRKQLSTRDRELCELRREREREMGGETERLQSLLKEKEAFIKELMQGQEEAMESSSKEGEEEMRAVQEELQLVLQRENEAQREISALQEALAEAQQQAHEAIEGTDHHHILQQLQSEYYDLNDALRTEKALYQSLSHKHSRGDSGSEKTQALHTELDSVQALRGQLEEVLARTRGMALALERAAETRSDFGELSTEEEEGDEEGSSDEFSDSIEDDDVKVTAKSLGSAQGAPTAAALHPGGPSPLETGAHSQQVQQLEEAKKTLEGELQVIHSQLEKDGYSSLAQMRSTLLGLQQEIQALKGSRGAAGAGDPAGSPCWSAGGYDEREEEEEEEEEERGEEPQATAGGGGAPGVRSPAGREATKPTRPKSLALETLLSQYQPSQREQEAKAAGGPRGEEVGGSFWELVEEGLREQAAGLRSDLTQSRQQNRELQERLMVSEATVQAQAEQLKDYRELLTETAVQQASKQVQVDLQDLGYETSGRSENEAEREDASSPEFDDLEMCTSLSHHTDYEVGSGGGGGGGGWYAGDHHHGGAGEDDDGRGGEGYEGLEEEEEEEELEEEEEELEEQGKGSVRHLVQDLRAQLTRCHKVIRGLQLRVRSLSTTSDYASSLERTPRKVNWAFEASPAHDGGEDDEGWGSDTLAPRPRPSRELRELVSRVASLEAKLKSSRLEAKGQGEEGKGATWPGKYNTLIQAQARELSHLRQRMREGRGVCHILTQHLGDTTKAFEELLRANDIDYYMGQSYREQLAQSTSLAQRVATKISGRDRAEGHDDKTGHELLALRLSKELQQKDQIIESLHTKLQRRPETPSSCHALSETSDQTDRTSLVSDECRTNEDLELCSELDASEYQDQLRQEPALGPHRGVGPSLPSPRGLKSCSSCPNMLSSPPLGAASQPARAPPTGPVSCSLPSPYGPDLWGQRVTFDPRPRAVSVNAVRQELDIMYRQMYGQPQGFRASLSPLPPLGVLDRHPLAYSPLSHHAYQPYPLGRLPQSHSLKSDSGLLTGGALWDMENVAPPMQAGYAGASAYHADGSHAGADLMEEHLREVRCLRQRLEESIRTNERLRQQLEERLASPGREGGASTNIYIQGLDSVTQLSNEIRTVKEENLALQSRLQASSDACEEAARLREAVLAGHARLKQAEHEAEQWKEELRRLQSHSQEQGVQIHSLRQERQAALENSNRLQHEASLLQQQLCESRELMHSLQSELHVYDRVCGSTRAGQGFLSGGPALPLELGELLGEVRSLRAQLQSSVQESSALKQLELHKQLEQKLGLGSPRTPSLSTLTASPQRDSFYRRQLLHDPAPSPPVRDIGLFNCGSPYGPYSDLDDSHSTANAPLPLLEEPFDPHSELEGDAPDGSFANRNGRHAIGHVDDFSALQQQVLEGRSLVQRMETALQACLSQPPLPGNQETSHELALDFGCIKSLLSNTKTLRQIHEEALSLLKMFWRAALPGNDRSPLGLKKEQAMQEEILSLRLRMSEQEEVLQGTIQRLRSTNRTKEHMELYIVNQLSRTRDVIKKARTNLEKNEQRLSSLSPASSTPSAAADPRPAGRERRHDWSFLKTGEASGVAVATTNQRPVARKRSSQCLLETLTY, encoded by the exons ATGCTCGACCTCAAGATGAAGGAGACCTGTCGCATCTGTGCCCGGGAGCTCTGCGGTAACCAACGGCGATGGATCTTCCACCCGGCCGCCAAGCTCAACCTGCAGGTGCTGCTGTCCTACGCCCTGGGCCGCGAGCTGACGCGGGACGGCCGCGGCGAGTTCGCCTGCTCCAAGTGCATCTTCATGCTGGACCGCATGTACCGCTTCGACACGGTGATCGCCCGCGTGGAGGCGCTGTCCATCGAGCGGCTGCACCGGCTGCTCTCGGAGAAGCACCGCCTGAGGCAGTGCGTCAGCGGGCTGTACCGCAAGACCAACGGGGACGATGGCAGCGCGGGCGACCCCGccgccgccaacgccgccgccggcccCTTCGACGGCATGGTGGACATGACGGGGCTCGGCCACGCCCAGTACTGCGCCCTGCTGCAGGAGGACCTGGTCTACTCCCCGTACGAGTCCTGGGCCGACGACGGCATGGACTgtccccagcaccaccaccacgcctccccccacccccaccaccactcccagTGCCCCGCCGCCCCGGGCTCGGAGGCGTCGGCCCCCGGCTGGCACCGCTACATCCCGCGGACGGGCTGCCGCGGGTGCAGCCGCTGGCGGGTGGCCGACTCGGACTATGAGGCGGTGTGCAAGGTGCCCAGGAAGCTGGCGCGGAGCATCTCCTGCGGGCCGTCCACCCGGTACTCGGccagcctgggggggggcgggagcacCCCCGGAGGGgcaagaggaggacgaggaggaggggaagcagcCAGTCAAaacgaagaagaggaagaggaggaggaagaggaggaggaggaaggctcAGAGGAGCCCGTGACCTCCCCCACGCTGGTGGCCGGCTCCTGGAACCCCTCCAGCGAGCGCAACTCGGACAGCGAGCGCACGCTGGCGGGAGGAGTGGCCAGCTCCCGCTGCTCGCTGGGCTCTTTGGAGCCGTCGGACGGGGACGGAGGCTCCACCCCGGGCCTCCCCCCGGACTACCCCGACCAGCGGAGAGCCGGCTCACTGTCGGAGGAGCAGCACCCGGGGGCCCCCCTCGGCCCGGCTCCCTCGGTATCTGGGTTTTCCCTGGCCCTGTGCATGCTGCACAACTGCACCCCGTACCGACCGGTCCAGAGCCCCAAGGGCTGCAGGCTGCCCGTGCTGCTCCGACAGAGCCCGAGCAACGGAGGCCCCCGGATGGACGCGTTTGAGCCCCCTTATGGGGCGCCGAACGGGGAGATGGAGATCCAGTACCACATGGCCGAGCTGGAAGCCCCCCTGGTTGGGCTGGgcggggggaacgacagtggcGTGGACCTGGCAGAGATGGGTGATTTGTGGGAGGATGTGTATCACGAGTGCCCCGTCCCGAGGCCCCACCAG AGTctggtggaggagcagcagagccAGCTGAACCAGTATGAGTGCGCGGCCGGCCAGTGCGTCAGCGAGCTGCAGAAGGCCCAGCTCCAGGTGCACTCCCTCCAGGCCAAGATGCAAGAGGGCGAGGCCAACAACACG AAGCTGCAGGAGAAGCTGAACGAGATGGAGTGTGAGCTGCGCTCCATCCGCCAGGCCGCTCAGTTCCAGGAGAGGACCATCCAGGGCCTGACGGACTCCATAGACACTAAAGACGGCGAG GCCCAGGATCTGTATCAGCTGATCGAAGGACAGAACGCCTCTCTGTGCAAGCTGAGAGAAATGGCCCACCGTAACCAGCTCACACAGGCGGAG GCCCCAGAGGGCCCCGGCATGGTCCAGGCCATGTCCCACCTGCAGGGTGAGCTGGTGCGGGCCCAGAGTTCGCTGTTCTCCCTGGGCCTGGAGCTGGAGGCCAGCCAGAGGAGCCTGCGCCTCAGccagaggcagggggaggacCTGGCCCGCTTCAAGGAGCGCCTCCACTCCGACCTGCAGGTGGCGCTGCAGCACAGAGAGGTCACTGAGAAACACAACCAG GACCTGCACAGCGACCTTCAGCGGACGCGCGCGGAGCTCCGGGAGAAGGAGGCCAccctgaaggaggtggaggtggtgaggcaGGCGGAGGCgctggagagagagcggagCCTCAACGCGCTGCAACACTCACTGCAGGCAAAGGACAGGCAGCTGCAG GAGTACTCTGAGATGCTGGAGTCCCCAGAACCCTCCAAACCCAGGGACGCACTCTTAGAGAGACTACGAGAGCGCATTAAAGAGCGAGACAGAGCTCTGGAg CGCTCCATCGACGAGAAGTTCCGCTGCCTGGAGGAGCGCGAGGGCCAAGTAAGCCGGCTCCAGCTGGCCCTCCGGGAGAAGGAGCGCGACCTGGAGCGCCTGCGCTGCATCCTGTCCAACAACGACGAGACCATCACG AGTCTGGACTCCCTGGTGCGAGGCAAGGACCTGGAACTGGAGCAGGCGTCGGAGGCCTACAGGAGCCTGCagtggctgcagcagcagagccaggaGAAGGAGGGCAAGGCTCTCCGAGAGAAGGACACGGCCATCAGCCAGCTGCAGGCCGCCCTGCAGACACGCAGCCAGGAGGCGCag gagctgCGGGCCTCCCTGCTGGCCCGGGTCCAGGCGGGCCCcgttgaggtggtggaggacctGAAGTCTCGTCTGGCCCTGAAGGACCAGCTGTTCCAGGAGCTGCTGTCGGACCGCAGCCTCCAGTCCCACCAGCACCAGGCTCAGCTCCAGGACCTGCTCAACACCGTCGGCTCCAAGGACCAGTACCTCCAG GACTGCTCTGATAGGCTCTCCCAGGTGATtggcgaacgaacgagccaattGCAGGAGCTCCGCAAGCAGCTGTCCACGAGAGACCGGGAGCTGTGCGAGCtcaggcgggagagagagagggagatgggaggagagactGAGCGGCTGCAGAGTCtgctgaaagagaaagaggccTTCATTAAA GAGCTGATGCAGGGCCAAGAGGAGGCCATGGAGTCCTCGTCaaaggagggcgaggaggagatgagggccgtgcaggaggagctgcagctgGTGCTCCAGAGGGAGAATGAGGCGCAG AGAGAGATCTCTGCGTTACAAGAGGCCTTAGCTGAGGCCCAGCAACAGGCCCATGAAGCCATAGAGGGCACCGATCACCAT cataTCCTCCAGCAGCTGCAGTCAGAGTACTACGACCTGAATGATGCCCTGCGAACAGAGAAGGCGCTGTACCAGAGCCTCAGCCACAAACACAGCAgaggagacag CGGCTCAGAGAAGACCCAGGCTTTGCACACAGAGCTAGACTCTGTGCAGGCGCTCCGTGGACAGCTCGAGGAGGTCCTGGCCAGGACCCGGGGCATGGCCCTGGCACTGGAGAGGGCTGCTGAAACGCGCTCTGATTTTGGAG AGCTCAgcactgaggaagaggagggcgacGAAGAGGGCAGCAGTGATGAGTTCAGTGACAGCATTGAGGACGACGATGTGAAAGTGACGGCCAAAAGCCTCGGCTCTGCTCAG GGGGCACCGACCGCGGCAGCGCTCCACCCCGGGGGGCCGTCGCCCCTGGAGACGGGGGCTCACAGCCAGCAGGTTCAGCAGTTGGAGGAAGCCAAGAAGACGCTGGAAGGGGAGCTCCAGGTCATCCACTCCCAGCTGGAGAAGGATGGCTACTCGTCCCTGGCTCAGATGAG GAGCACGCTGCTGGGCCTACAGCAGGAGATCCAGGCCCTGAAGGGGAGCCGGGGGGCCGCGGGGGCCGGGGACCCTGCAGGGTCGCCCTGCTGGTCTGCAGGGGGCTATGacgagcgggaggaggaggaggaggaggaggaggaggagcggggagagGAGCCTCAGGCCACggcaggagggggtggagcGCCGGGTGTGAGGAGCCCGGCGGGCCGAGAGGCCACAAAGCCCACCCGGCCCAAATCTCTAGCCCTGGAGACCCTGCTGTCCCAGTACCAGCCCAGCCAGCGGGAGCAG GAGGCCAAGGCTGCCGGGGGTCcgagaggtgaggaggtggggggctcCTTctgggagctggtggaggagggtctgCGGGAGCAGGCGGCTGGGCTCCGCTCGGACCTGACCCAGAGCCGGCAGCAGAACCGCGAGCTGCAGGAGAGGCTGATGGTGTCTGAGGCCACGGTGCAGGCCCAGGCCGAGCAGCTGAAGGACTACCGGGAGCTGCTCA cggagACGGCTGTGCAGCAGGCCAGTAAGCAGGTGCAGGTGGACCTCCAGGACCTGGGCTACGAGACCTCCGGCCGCAGCGAGAACGAGGCCGAGCGGGAGGACGCCAGCAGCccag aGTTTGATGACCTGGAGATGtgcacctccctctcccaccacacAGACTACGAGGTGGGGAGTGGtggaggcgggggcgggggtggcTGGTACGCCGGAGACCACCACCACGGCGGCGCCGGCGAAGACGACGATGGCCGCGGCGGGGAGGGTTATGAgggcctggaggaggaagaggaagaggaggagctagaggaggaggaggaggagctagaggagCAGGGGAAGGGGTCCGTCAGACACCTGGTGCAGGACCTGCGGGCCCAGCTGACCCGCTGTCACAAGGTGATCCGCGGGCTGCAGCTGCGCGTGCGCTCCCTGTCCACCACCAGCGACTACGCCTCCAGCCTGGAGCGCACGCCCCGCAAG GTGAACTGGGCCTTCGAGGCGTCCCCGGCCCACGACGGCGGGGAGGACGACGAGGGCTGGGGGTCGGACACGctggccccccggccccggcccagCAGGGAGCTGCGGGAGCTGGTGTCCCGCGTGGCCTCGCTGGAGGCCAAGCTGAAGAGCTCCAGGCTGGAGGCCAAGGGCCAGGGCGAGGAGGGGAAGGGTGCCACCTGGCCTGG GAAGTACAACACCCTGATCCAGGCGCAGGCCCGAGAGCTGTCCCACCTCAGGCAGAGGATGAGGGAGGGCCGGGGCGTCTGCCACATCCTCACCCAGCACCTCGGGGACACCACCAAG GCCTTTGAGGAGCTGCTGCGGGCCAACGACATCGACTACTACATGGGCCAGAGCTACCGAGAGCAGCTGGCCCAGAGCACGTCGCTGGCCCAGAGGGTGGCCACCAAGATCAGCGGAC GAGATCGAGCAGAGGGTCATGATGATAAGACAGGCCACGAGTTGCTGGCCTTAAG GCTCAGCAAGGAGCTCCAGCAGAAGGACCAGATCATCGAGTCCCTCCACACCAAGCTGCAGCGGCGGCCCGAGACCCCGTCCAGCTGCCACGCCCTCTCGGAGACCTCGGACCAGACGGACCGCACCTCCCTGGTGTCGGACGAGTGCCGCACCAACGAGGACCTGGAGCTGTGCTCGGAGCTGGACGCCAGCGAGTACCAGGACCAGCTGCGCCAGGAGCCCGCCCTGGGCCCCCACAGAGGAG TGGGTCCATCTCTCCCTTCGCCTCGCGGGCTCAAGTCCTGCAGCAGCTGTCCCAACatgctctcctccccccctctgggcGCTGCCTCTCAGCCCGCCAGAG ccccccccaccggccccgtctcctgctccctccccaGCCCGTACGGCCCTGACCTCTGGGGTCAGcgggtgacctttgacccccgccCCAGGGCGGTGTCGGTGAATGCTGTTCGCCAAGAGCTGGACATAATGTACAGGCAGATGTATGGGCAGCCCCAGG GCTTCAGGGCGTCTCTGTCCCCGCTGCCGCCCCTCGGGGTCCTCGACCGCCACCCCCTGGCCTACAGCCCGCTCTCCCACCACGCCTACCAGCCCTACCCGCTGGGCCGCCTGCCCCAGAGCCACTCCCTCAAGTCGGACTCGGGGCTGCTGACGGGCGGGGCGCTGTGGGACATGGAGAACGTGGCGCCGCCCATGCAGGCGGGCTACGCCGGAGCGTCAGCGTACCACGCCGACGGCAGCCACGCCG GAGCGGACCTGATGGAGGAGCACCTGAGGGAGGTGAGGTGTCTGCGCCAGCGCCTGGAGGAGTCCATCAGGACCAACGAGAGGCTGaggcagcagctggaggagaggCTGGCCTCCCCCGGCCGAGAGGGAG ggGCGTCCACTAACATCTACATCCAGGGGCTGGACTCTGTCACCCAGCTGTCCAACGAGATCCGGACCGTGAAGGAAGAGAACCTGGCGCTACAGTCCCGCCTCCAGGCCAGCTCAG ACGCGTGTGAGGAGGCGGCCCGGCTGAGGGAGGCGGTGCTGGCGGGCCACGCCCGTCTGAAACAGGCGGAGCACGAGGCGGAGCAGTGGAAGGAGGAGCTGAGGCGGCTGCAGAGCCACAGCCAGGAGCAGGGCGTCCAGATCCACAGCCTGAGGCAGGAGAGGCAGGCCGCGCTGGAGAACAGCAACAG GCTGCAGCACGAGGCGTccctcctgcagcagcagctgtgcGAGAGCAGGGAGCTGATGCACTCCCTGCAGAGTGAGCTCCATGTGTACGACCGCGTGTGTGGCAGCACCAGGGCCGGCCAAG GCTTCCTGTCGGGGGGGCCGGCGCTGCCCCTGGAGCTGGGCGAGCTGCTGGGGGAGGTGAGGAGCCTGCGGGCCCAGCTCCAGAGCAGCGTGCAGGAGAGCAGCGCCCTCAAGCAGCTGGAGCTCCACAAGCAGCTGGAGCAGAAGCTGGGCCTGGGCTCGCCGCGCACGCCCTCCCTGTCGACCCTCACCGCCAGCCCCCAGAGGGACAGCTTCTACCGCCGGCAGCTGCTGCACG ACCCGGCTCCGTCCCCTCCCGTCCGGGACATCGGTCTGTTTAACTGTGGCTCCCCGTACGGGCCGTACTCAGACCTGGACGACAGCCACAGCACTGCCAACG ctcCACTGCCCCTGCTAGAGGAGCCCTTTGACCCTCACTCAGAGCTGGAGGGCGACGCCCCCGACGGCTCCTTCGCCAATCGGAACGGCCGCCACGCCATCGGCCACGTGGACGACTTCAGTGCCCTGCAGCAGCAGGTGCTGGAGGGGCGGAGCCTCGTCCAGCGCATGGAGACGGCTCTGCAGGCCTGCCTCAGCCAACCGCCGCTGCCGGGCAACCAGGAGACGAGCCACGAGCTG GCGCTGGACTTCGGCTGCATCAAGAGCCTCCTGTCCAACACCAAGACTCTGAGGCAGATCCACGAGGAGGCGCTCTCGCTGCTCAAGATGTTCTGGAGGGCGGCTCTGCCCGGCAACGACCGCTCCCCCCTCGGCCTGAAAAAG GAGCAGGCCATGCAGGAGGAGATCCTGTCCCTGAGGCTGCGCATgtcggagcaggaggaggtgctgcaggGCACCATCCAGAGGCTGAGGAGCACCAACCGCACCAAGGAGCACATGGAGCTCTACATCGTCAACCAGC TGTCAAGGACTCGTGATGTGATAAAGAAAGCAAGGACAAACTTGGAG AAGAATGAGCAGAGGCTATCCTCTCTAAGCCCCGCCTCTTCCACTCCTTCTGCTG cTGCGGACCCTAGACCTGCTGGCAGAGAGAGGCGCCATGATTGGAGTTTCCTGAAGACCGGCGAAGCCTCCGGCGTTGCCGTGGCTACAACCAATCAGCGCCCAGTGGCTAGAAAACGCAGCAGCCAATGCCTTCTTGAGACTCTGACTTATTAA